One window of the Chryseobacterium camelliae genome contains the following:
- a CDS encoding TonB-dependent receptor domain-containing protein → MKLYISRIFLGIFLVSSQWIFAQTLSKQQFGVKGKCEMCKARIESTAVKAGAKKAVYSIDSQILTLKTDNSTSTDGILQKVAEAGHDNEKFKASPAAYEVLPACCHYDRGPDDTQGTAEYSHHNTKKENEFFVRGNCESCKARIEKASKEAGARSAEWNAESQTLTLDFDPATTSSDKILQKIADAGHDNERYRASDAVYKNLPSCCLYDRNIPFGEVNPKVHAEEATDSSHAQHSVSETDGKTIEGVTVTGSKAATSLNKKEAGMVFNIDRKELLKAACCNLSESFETNATVDVSFSNAVTGTKQLKMLGLDQKYTSLTKELLPEIRGLASAYGLSFIPGRWIESIQLTKGGSTVTNGYESITGQINTELLKNASKPETSLNLFADFNGRTEANITSVSKINDQWSQTFLLHGNGTFGNTDMNKDGFLDRPKGTQINAAYLLNYNDLEKSGFGSHFGINFIRDERTSGQTGFDKKIAQDKQSAYGVGIDISRFQVWNKTGYVFKGKPYQSLGWMNQYTYHQQDSFFGLRNYSGKQHTYYSNLIFESILGNTNHKYKAGASFMYDGYDENYLTDHFKRNEIVPGAFAEYTLTGLKYTLVAGARVDFHNLAETQFTPRMNFKYDISPQTILRLSAGRGFRTANVFAESQQYFASNRMVQIMQNGGNIYGLKTEIAWNYGASLQQEFKLFGRKSSIVADFFRTDFQDQVLVDLDRSPQQLTFYNLEGKSFANSFQTQWDFIPFKNFEVRLAYKYYDVQADYLEGRREVPFMAKHRGFLNLAYATNKNTKGGFWSFDTTLNWIGKQRLPETFSNPQEFRLPAYSEPYAVLNAQVSRNFSNKIRAYLGGENLTSYYQKNAIVDFRNPFGNYFDGGMVYAPIMKANFYVGLDVTF, encoded by the coding sequence ATGAAATTATATATTTCCAGGATATTTCTTGGTATATTCCTGGTATCTTCCCAATGGATTTTTGCCCAAACCCTTTCTAAACAGCAGTTCGGCGTAAAAGGAAAGTGTGAGATGTGCAAGGCAAGAATTGAAAGTACAGCAGTGAAAGCAGGCGCAAAAAAAGCTGTATATTCTATAGATTCCCAGATATTAACGCTTAAAACAGACAACAGCACCTCTACAGATGGTATTTTACAGAAGGTAGCTGAGGCCGGCCACGATAATGAGAAATTTAAGGCAAGTCCTGCGGCGTATGAAGTACTGCCTGCCTGTTGCCATTATGATCGCGGACCCGATGATACCCAGGGTACTGCTGAATACAGCCATCACAATACAAAGAAAGAAAATGAATTTTTTGTCAGAGGGAACTGTGAATCCTGCAAGGCAAGAATTGAAAAAGCATCCAAGGAAGCCGGTGCCCGTTCTGCTGAATGGAATGCAGAAAGTCAGACGTTAACCCTTGACTTTGATCCGGCAACCACCTCATCAGACAAAATCCTGCAGAAAATTGCGGATGCAGGCCATGATAATGAACGATACAGGGCGTCAGATGCCGTTTATAAAAATCTCCCTTCCTGCTGTCTCTATGACAGGAACATCCCTTTCGGGGAAGTTAACCCCAAAGTTCATGCAGAAGAAGCAACAGATTCTTCCCATGCTCAACACAGCGTATCTGAAACAGATGGGAAAACAATTGAAGGGGTAACGGTGACAGGCTCAAAGGCTGCTACTTCACTGAATAAAAAAGAAGCCGGAATGGTATTCAATATCGACCGCAAGGAATTGCTGAAGGCTGCATGCTGCAACCTTTCCGAAAGTTTCGAAACCAATGCGACCGTAGATGTTTCTTTCAGCAATGCCGTTACCGGAACCAAGCAGCTTAAAATGCTGGGACTGGATCAGAAATACACCAGCTTAACCAAAGAACTGCTGCCGGAAATCAGGGGACTGGCTTCAGCGTATGGCCTCAGCTTTATTCCGGGAAGATGGATTGAAAGCATTCAGCTGACCAAAGGAGGCAGCACGGTTACCAATGGATATGAAAGCATTACCGGGCAGATCAATACCGAGCTGCTGAAAAATGCATCAAAACCTGAAACTTCACTCAACCTTTTTGCCGATTTCAACGGACGTACCGAAGCCAACATAACCAGTGTCTCCAAAATCAATGACCAATGGTCCCAAACGTTCCTTCTTCACGGAAACGGAACATTCGGCAATACGGATATGAATAAAGACGGGTTTCTTGACAGGCCGAAAGGCACACAGATCAATGCCGCGTATTTGTTAAATTACAATGACCTGGAAAAATCCGGTTTCGGTTCTCACTTCGGGATTAATTTCATCAGGGATGAGCGGACTTCCGGACAGACGGGATTCGATAAAAAGATTGCTCAGGATAAACAATCGGCTTATGGTGTAGGAATCGATATCTCAAGGTTTCAGGTATGGAACAAGACCGGCTATGTTTTTAAAGGGAAACCTTACCAGAGCTTAGGCTGGATGAACCAGTACACGTATCACCAGCAGGACAGCTTCTTTGGGTTGAGGAATTATTCAGGTAAACAGCATACCTATTATTCCAATCTGATCTTTGAGAGCATACTGGGCAATACCAACCATAAATATAAAGCAGGAGCAAGCTTCATGTATGATGGTTATGATGAAAATTATCTGACCGATCACTTCAAAAGGAATGAAATCGTTCCGGGAGCCTTTGCCGAATATACGCTGACCGGCCTGAAATATACTCTGGTTGCAGGCGCGCGCGTGGATTTTCATAATCTGGCAGAAACGCAGTTTACACCGAGAATGAACTTTAAATACGACATCAGTCCGCAAACCATCCTGAGGCTTTCTGCCGGAAGGGGATTCAGGACGGCTAACGTTTTCGCGGAAAGCCAGCAGTATTTTGCTTCCAACCGTATGGTTCAGATCATGCAGAACGGCGGAAATATCTATGGACTGAAAACTGAAATTGCCTGGAACTACGGTGCCAGCCTGCAACAGGAATTCAAACTGTTCGGAAGGAAATCCTCCATCGTCGCTGATTTTTTCAGAACCGATTTCCAGGATCAGGTACTGGTAGATCTTGACCGTTCACCGCAGCAGCTGACCTTCTATAACCTTGAGGGGAAGTCTTTTGCCAATTCTTTCCAGACCCAGTGGGACTTTATTCCGTTCAAAAACTTCGAGGTAAGGCTTGCTTATAAATATTACGATGTTCAGGCAGACTATCTTGAAGGAAGGCGCGAAGTTCCGTTTATGGCAAAACACAGAGGATTTCTGAACCTTGCGTATGCAACCAATAAAAATACAAAAGGCGGATTCTGGAGCTTCGATACCACACTTAACTGGATCGGAAAGCAAAGGCTTCCGGAAACATTTTCCAATCCTCAGGAATTCAGGCTGCCGGCTTACTCAGAGCCTTATGCCGTGCTGAATGCGCAGGTTTCCAGAAATTTCAGCAATAAGATAAGGGCTTACCTGGGAGGTGAAAACCTGACTTCTTATTATCAGAAGAACGCTATTGTAGATTTCAGGAATCCGTTTGGAAACTATTTTGACGGCGGAATGGTTTATGCGCCGATCATGAAAGCCAACTTTTATGTAGGACTGGATGTGACGTTCTAA
- a CDS encoding response regulator transcription factor, translating into MSNRILLVEDDQSFGAVLKDYLTINNFEVTLATDGEQGLKEFTENEFDICIFDVMMPKKDGFSLAEDVKKIDKNTPIIFLTARNMREDILKGYQLGADDYITKPFDTELLLYKIKAILQRSSTLENEEQEQFKISNIFFDSMLRQLRVGDKEYKLSPKENELLKLLCIHRNDFMPRDLALRKIWKKENYFTARSMDVYIAKLRKLLKDDEGLEIINVHGEGFRLLVKN; encoded by the coding sequence ATGAGCAACAGGATATTACTGGTAGAAGACGATCAGAGTTTTGGAGCCGTGCTAAAAGATTATCTAACGATCAATAATTTTGAAGTAACACTGGCCACAGACGGAGAACAGGGATTGAAAGAGTTTACTGAAAATGAGTTTGACATCTGTATTTTTGACGTAATGATGCCCAAAAAGGACGGATTTTCGTTGGCAGAAGATGTAAAAAAGATTGATAAAAACACTCCGATCATTTTCCTTACCGCAAGGAACATGAGAGAAGATATCCTGAAAGGCTATCAGCTGGGTGCCGACGATTATATTACCAAGCCTTTCGATACCGAATTGCTCCTGTATAAAATCAAAGCCATCCTTCAGAGAAGTTCAACCCTGGAAAATGAGGAGCAGGAACAGTTCAAGATCAGCAATATCTTTTTTGATTCCATGCTGAGGCAGCTGCGGGTAGGTGACAAAGAATACAAGCTTTCCCCTAAGGAGAACGAGCTGCTTAAACTTCTGTGCATTCACAGAAACGACTTTATGCCGAGAGATCTCGCACTGCGAAAAATCTGGAAGAAAGAAAATTATTTTACCGCCAGAAGTATGGACGTGTACATTGCCAAACTCCGTAAACTGCTGAAAGATGACGAAGGCCTGGAAATCATCAACGTTCACGGTGAAGGTTTCCGCCTACTGGTTAAAAATTAG
- a CDS encoding sensor histidine kinase, protein MNNKFIPIISVFMTISLIVFVTLQFYWLKRYYGTLEQDFSNKVYSALESTSKSVGEIEVEKYMNEDFKNFRNNILANNDQPSLTTIQQVEDSGTQRQIIYSKNIIEKTQLPISQKGDSIKLTKLYSDEAAYKVKKDTNNRELLTADINQDIENGDYTVKEFAKVYGNNLPLNKRVNTKILDSVITKELRIRGISAQFGYGITDKNNNTTGIFNKLYKDKKDNNTYSYPLFTDNKYRTIYNLALVFPKKEYSLAMNNWPMLLGTFLSLLTILGIYIISINYMMKQKKLAEVKTDFINNMSHEFKTPLATISVATDSLANDKIATNPDKVKYYSELIKQENLRMKKQVENVLNMSKLERNEVNLFLKEANVRELIKKTTESFNLIVGQRNGTLTQEFTAEQYQFKIDEFHIANVLVNLLDNANKYSPEAPEIHVKTRNEGNWYVIEVSDKGMGMETHNKTKIFEKFFREETGNIHNVKGQGLGLSYVKKIVELHKGHVIVESNKGKGSTFTIKLPMN, encoded by the coding sequence ATGAATAATAAGTTCATCCCTATCATTTCAGTGTTTATGACGATCTCACTGATTGTCTTTGTTACGCTTCAGTTCTACTGGCTGAAAAGGTATTACGGTACCCTGGAACAGGATTTCTCAAATAAGGTCTATTCCGCCCTGGAAAGTACATCTAAAAGCGTTGGCGAAATTGAGGTGGAGAAATACATGAATGAAGATTTTAAAAACTTCAGGAACAATATCCTCGCAAACAATGACCAGCCGTCATTGACTACCATTCAGCAGGTGGAAGATTCAGGAACACAGAGACAGATTATTTATTCAAAGAACATCATTGAAAAAACTCAGCTCCCGATTTCTCAGAAAGGGGATTCTATAAAACTGACTAAACTCTATTCCGACGAAGCTGCTTATAAGGTTAAAAAGGACACCAATAACCGTGAACTACTGACTGCCGATATCAACCAGGATATTGAAAACGGGGATTACACGGTAAAGGAATTTGCCAAAGTATATGGAAACAACCTTCCCCTGAATAAAAGAGTAAACACTAAAATCCTGGATTCCGTCATTACCAAAGAACTCAGGATCAGAGGCATTTCTGCTCAGTTCGGTTACGGCATCACCGATAAAAATAATAATACAACCGGCATATTCAATAAGCTGTATAAGGATAAAAAAGACAACAATACCTATAGCTATCCCCTGTTTACAGATAATAAATACAGGACGATCTATAACCTTGCGTTGGTTTTTCCAAAAAAGGAATATTCCCTCGCTATGAACAACTGGCCCATGCTGCTGGGAACCTTCCTTTCTTTACTGACCATTCTGGGCATCTATATCATTTCTATCAACTATATGATGAAACAGAAGAAGCTGGCGGAAGTGAAGACCGATTTCATCAACAATATGTCCCATGAGTTCAAGACGCCATTAGCGACCATCTCCGTAGCTACGGACTCATTGGCCAATGATAAAATCGCCACCAACCCGGACAAGGTAAAATACTATTCGGAACTGATCAAACAGGAAAACCTCCGGATGAAAAAGCAGGTGGAGAATGTCCTGAACATGTCTAAACTGGAGCGGAATGAGGTTAATCTTTTCCTCAAAGAAGCGAATGTAAGGGAACTGATCAAGAAGACAACAGAGTCTTTCAACCTGATTGTCGGCCAGAGAAACGGTACGCTGACCCAGGAGTTCACAGCGGAACAATACCAATTCAAAATTGACGAGTTCCATATTGCCAATGTGTTGGTCAACCTGCTGGACAATGCCAATAAATATTCTCCCGAAGCGCCTGAAATCCATGTTAAAACAAGAAATGAGGGAAATTGGTATGTCATTGAAGTCTCGGATAAAGGAATGGGAATGGAAACCCACAACAAAACCAAGATCTTTGAGAAATTTTTCCGTGAAGAGACCGGAAACATCCATAATGTAAAAGGACAGGGATTAGGCTTGTCATATGTAAAAAAGATTGTTGAGCTTCATAAAGGCCATGTGATTGTAGAATCCAATAAAGGAAAAGGCAGCACCTTTACGATAAAGCTGCCGATGAATTAA